The following proteins are co-located in the Pseudomonas antarctica genome:
- a CDS encoding AAA family ATPase: MSDFPTATDQTAESLQHASQQAQALRVELRKAVIGQDQVIDDVLTALIAGGHVLLEGVPGLGKTLLVRALARCFGGDFARIQFTPDLMPSDVTGHAVYDLHTEQFKLRKGPLFTHLLLADEINRAPAKTQAALLEAMQERQVTLEGEALPIGQPFMVLATQNPIEQEGTYPLPEAELDRFMFKVRMDYPDSQQELDMVREVTRSSRADMLDVQPLRTVLQAEDVLQLQRIASELALDEHVLDYAVRLARATRSWPGLTIGAGPRASIALVRGARARALLRGGAFVTPDDIKGCALAVLRHRVRIAPELDIDGLEVDQVLKQLLDQIPAPRQ; encoded by the coding sequence ATGAGCGATTTTCCAACGGCCACTGACCAGACTGCCGAAAGCCTTCAACACGCCAGCCAACAGGCACAGGCCCTGCGCGTTGAACTGCGCAAGGCAGTGATCGGCCAGGATCAGGTGATCGACGACGTGCTCACCGCACTGATCGCAGGCGGCCATGTACTGCTTGAAGGCGTACCCGGCCTTGGTAAAACGCTGCTGGTGCGCGCGCTGGCCCGTTGTTTCGGTGGCGATTTCGCACGCATCCAGTTCACGCCGGACCTGATGCCCAGCGATGTCACCGGTCACGCCGTGTACGACCTGCACACCGAACAATTCAAGCTGCGCAAGGGGCCGCTGTTCACTCACCTGTTGCTGGCCGACGAAATCAACCGCGCCCCGGCCAAGACTCAGGCCGCCCTGCTTGAAGCCATGCAGGAGCGTCAAGTCACCCTTGAAGGTGAGGCACTGCCCATCGGCCAACCCTTCATGGTGCTGGCGACGCAAAACCCCATTGAACAGGAAGGCACCTACCCGCTGCCCGAGGCCGAGTTGGATCGGTTCATGTTCAAAGTGCGCATGGACTACCCCGATTCACAGCAGGAACTGGATATGGTACGCGAAGTAACGCGCTCATCCCGGGCCGATATGCTGGACGTGCAGCCATTACGCACCGTGCTGCAAGCCGAGGATGTGCTGCAGTTACAGCGGATTGCCAGCGAACTGGCACTGGATGAACACGTACTCGACTATGCCGTACGCCTGGCCAGGGCTACTCGCAGCTGGCCGGGGCTGACCATCGGTGCAGGCCCTCGCGCCTCCATCGCCCTGGTACGCGGCGCCCGCGCCCGTGCTTTGCTGCGCGGGGGCGCGTTCGTCACTCCAGACGATATCAAGGGCTGCGCGTTGGCGGTGCTGCGCCACCGGGTTCGTATCGCTCCCGAACTGGACATCGACGGATTGGAAGTGGACCAGGTGCTCAAGCAGTTGCTGGACCAGATTCCGGCACCTCGGCAATGA
- the pyk gene encoding pyruvate kinase, giving the protein MSVRRTKIVATLGPASNSPEVLEQLILAGLDVARLNFSHGTPDEHKARAKLVRDLAAKHGRFVALLGDLQGPKIRIAKFANKRIELKIGDKFTFSTSHSLTEGNQDVVGIDYPDLVKDCGVGDELLLDDGRVVMRVDTATPTELNCTVIIGGPLSDHKGINRRGGGLTAPALTEKDKADIKLAAEMEVDYLAVSFPRDAADMEYARKLRDEAGGTAWLVAKIERAEAVANDETLDGLIKASDAVMVARGDLGVEIGDAELIGIQKKIILHARRHNKAVIVATQMMESMIQNPMPTRAEVSDVANAVLDYTDAVMLSAESAAGPYPLEAVQAMARICVGAEKHPTSKTSSHRIGKVFESCDQSIALAAMYTANHFPGVKAIIALTESGYTPLIMSRIRSSIPIYAFSPHRETQARAAMFRGVYTVPFDPASLPPNQVSQAAIDELLKRGVVEKGDWVILTKGDSYHTIGGTNGMKILHVGDPMV; this is encoded by the coding sequence ATGTCCGTCCGTCGTACCAAAATCGTCGCCACCCTTGGCCCGGCCAGTAACTCGCCGGAAGTCCTCGAACAGCTGATTCTGGCTGGTTTGGACGTTGCCCGTCTGAACTTCTCCCACGGCACCCCGGACGAGCACAAGGCTCGCGCCAAGCTGGTGCGTGACTTGGCCGCCAAGCACGGCCGCTTCGTGGCATTGCTGGGTGACCTGCAAGGCCCGAAAATCCGTATCGCCAAATTCGCCAACAAGCGAATCGAACTGAAGATCGGTGACAAGTTCACCTTCTCCACCAGCCATTCGCTGACCGAAGGCAACCAGGACGTCGTAGGTATCGACTACCCGGACCTGGTCAAGGATTGCGGTGTCGGTGACGAACTGCTGCTGGACGACGGTCGCGTGGTCATGCGCGTCGACACAGCGACCCCCACCGAACTGAACTGCACCGTGATCATCGGTGGTCCGCTGTCCGACCACAAAGGCATCAACCGCCGCGGCGGTGGCCTGACGGCGCCAGCCCTGACTGAAAAAGACAAGGCCGACATCAAGCTCGCCGCCGAAATGGAAGTGGACTACCTCGCTGTGTCCTTCCCGCGCGACGCCGCCGACATGGAATACGCCCGTAAACTGCGCGACGAAGCCGGCGGCACCGCTTGGCTGGTGGCGAAGATCGAACGCGCCGAAGCCGTGGCCAATGACGAAACCCTCGACGGCCTGATCAAAGCGTCCGACGCAGTCATGGTTGCCCGTGGTGACCTGGGCGTGGAAATCGGTGACGCCGAGCTGATCGGTATTCAGAAGAAGATCATCCTGCACGCACGCCGCCACAATAAAGCGGTGATCGTGGCGACCCAGATGATGGAGTCGATGATCCAGAACCCGATGCCAACTCGTGCCGAAGTGTCTGACGTGGCCAACGCCGTGCTCGACTACACCGACGCCGTGATGCTCTCGGCTGAAAGTGCTGCCGGCCCGTACCCGCTCGAAGCCGTCCAGGCCATGGCGCGTATCTGCGTCGGTGCCGAAAAGCACCCGACCAGCAAGACCTCCAGCCACCGTATCGGCAAAGTGTTCGAAAGCTGCGACCAGAGCATCGCGCTGGCAGCCATGTACACCGCCAACCACTTCCCGGGCGTTAAAGCGATCATCGCCTTGACCGAAAGTGGCTACACGCCGTTGATCATGTCGCGCATCCGTTCCTCGATCCCGATCTACGCGTTCTCCCCGCACCGCGAAACCCAGGCCCGCGCGGCCATGTTCCGTGGCGTGTACACCGTCCCGTTTGACCCGGCATCCCTGCCGCCAAACCAAGTCAGCCAGGCGGCTATCGACGAACTGCTTAAACGTGGCGTTGTGGAAAAAGGCGACTGGGTCATCCTGACCAAGGGCGACAGCTACCACACCATCGGCGGCACCAACGGCATGAAAATCCTGCACGTTGGCGACCCAATGGTCTGA
- a CDS encoding enoyl-CoA hydratase-related protein — MTDAILLQRERGLLTLQLNRPDKKNALTRAMYTQLAEALEQADADSGVSAVLIQGSSDCFTAGNDIADFLEQPPSDLDSPPFHFMKSLLNCRKPVIAAVAGAAVGIGTTLLLHCDLVYISRDARLRMPFVNLGLCPEFGSSLILPRLLGHAKAAELLLLGEGFTGEQAAAWGIATEALGSGKAALAKAREIAERFETLAPGAVQVSKHLMKSVDREQLRQVIEEEGALFTQRLKSPEAIAALSAFISRR; from the coding sequence ATGACTGACGCCATCCTGCTGCAACGCGAACGCGGGCTGCTGACCTTGCAGCTCAATCGTCCCGACAAGAAAAACGCCCTGACGCGCGCCATGTACACGCAACTGGCCGAGGCGCTGGAACAGGCTGATGCTGACTCAGGCGTCAGTGCCGTGTTGATCCAGGGCAGTAGCGACTGCTTCACGGCCGGCAACGATATTGCCGACTTCCTCGAACAGCCGCCCAGTGACCTCGACAGCCCACCGTTCCACTTCATGAAAAGCCTGCTCAACTGCCGCAAACCGGTCATTGCCGCTGTAGCGGGCGCGGCAGTCGGTATCGGCACGACCCTGCTGCTGCATTGCGACCTGGTGTATATCAGTCGCGATGCACGCTTGCGCATGCCATTCGTTAATTTGGGGTTGTGCCCCGAGTTTGGCTCAAGTCTGATCCTGCCGCGTCTGTTGGGGCATGCGAAAGCGGCAGAATTGTTGCTGCTAGGCGAAGGTTTTACGGGCGAGCAGGCGGCGGCATGGGGGATTGCGACCGAGGCGTTGGGCAGCGGCAAAGCGGCGTTGGCCAAAGCGCGAGAGATTGCCGAGCGCTTTGAAACCCTGGCGCCAGGGGCGGTGCAGGTCAGCAAACACCTGATGAAAAGTGTTGATCGCGAGCAGTTGCGGCAAGTGATCGAGGAAGAGGGCGCGTTGTTTACTCAGCGCTTGAAATCGCCGGAAGCGATTGCGGCGTTGTCGGCCTTTATTTCTCGGCGATGA
- a CDS encoding PilZ domain-containing protein — MFTDRRIERHQLSCFLKVFNRLTDKPIGYLGNVSKDGLMLISQLPMMVDVAFELRLKIPTADGDFQAIDLTATCLWSHEDVNPQHYDSGFSVVEAPEAYEQLINALWHYFSFDPLQASA; from the coding sequence ATGTTTACCGACCGACGGATTGAGCGGCACCAGTTGTCATGTTTCCTGAAAGTGTTCAACCGGCTTACGGACAAGCCTATTGGCTACTTGGGTAACGTGTCCAAAGACGGGCTGATGTTGATCAGCCAATTACCCATGATGGTCGACGTGGCGTTTGAGCTGCGTTTGAAAATTCCTACAGCTGACGGTGATTTCCAGGCAATTGACCTCACCGCAACCTGCTTATGGAGCCATGAAGACGTCAACCCGCAACACTATGACTCAGGGTTCAGTGTGGTCGAAGCGCCCGAGGCATATGAGCAATTGATCAATGCCCTGTGGCATTACTTCAGTTTTGATCCTTTGCAGGCTTCCGCCTAG
- a CDS encoding DUF4350 domain-containing protein has protein sequence MNRPMLWVGLLLVCLLGAGGLYVWHIATPYDEVVDRGPSPQVRANTYLAAEYFLRQQGLAVEHANSLERLADLPAKGHSLLLLGERSNMTPRQVDQLLDWAKSGGHLLLVAEALWDEETGNSGDLLLDRLNIHQTLSEAADEPTSSRRKTAPDLTKLYVDNETAPAYFSFDTDFSLTDPKHLAQFSANSARSSHLMQRNFGHGTVTVVTDSDLWKTPSIGKHDNAWLLWYLNQGTDVTLLFNSDVDNLLTLLIRNFPQALVALIALIALALWQAGMRQGPIRTPAPKARRQLQEHLKASADFLLRRSGQGTLLQALQGDVQRAARRRHPGFEHLETAEQWQVLERLTRQPSHVIRQALGPLPAKRLSSADFSREVACLQTLRNAL, from the coding sequence ATGAACCGGCCAATGCTGTGGGTCGGCCTGCTGCTGGTATGTTTGCTGGGAGCCGGAGGCCTTTATGTTTGGCATATCGCAACGCCCTACGACGAGGTAGTCGACCGCGGCCCGTCGCCGCAAGTCAGGGCAAACACCTACCTGGCGGCCGAATACTTTCTACGCCAGCAAGGCCTTGCAGTGGAGCATGCCAACAGTCTTGAAAGGCTTGCCGACCTGCCAGCCAAAGGGCACAGCTTGTTGCTGCTGGGTGAGCGCAGCAACATGACGCCACGCCAAGTGGACCAACTGCTGGACTGGGCAAAATCCGGTGGCCACTTGCTGCTGGTCGCCGAAGCGCTATGGGATGAAGAGACAGGCAACAGCGGCGACCTGCTGCTTGATCGGTTGAACATCCACCAAACATTGAGTGAGGCCGCTGACGAACCTACCTCCTCGCGCAGAAAGACAGCGCCGGACCTGACCAAACTGTATGTCGACAATGAAACTGCACCGGCCTACTTCAGCTTCGATACCGACTTCAGCCTCACCGATCCCAAGCACCTGGCGCAGTTTTCCGCCAACAGCGCCAGGTCCAGCCATTTGATGCAACGCAACTTCGGGCACGGCACCGTAACGGTTGTGACCGACAGCGATCTGTGGAAAACCCCGAGTATCGGCAAACACGATAACGCCTGGCTGTTGTGGTACCTCAACCAGGGCACGGACGTAACCTTGCTGTTCAACAGCGACGTGGACAATCTACTGACCCTGTTGATACGCAACTTTCCCCAGGCCCTGGTGGCGCTCATCGCGCTGATTGCCCTGGCACTCTGGCAGGCCGGTATGCGCCAAGGCCCAATCCGTACACCAGCACCCAAGGCACGCCGGCAGTTGCAGGAACACTTGAAGGCCAGTGCCGACTTCCTGCTGCGACGCAGTGGCCAAGGCACGCTGTTGCAAGCGTTACAGGGTGATGTCCAGCGTGCTGCAAGGCGTCGCCACCCAGGCTTTGAACACCTCGAAACCGCTGAACAGTGGCAGGTACTTGAACGCCTGACGCGCCAACCCTCCCACGTCATCCGCCAGGCCCTCGGCCCACTCCCGGCAAAACGGCTCTCCAGCGCCGATTTCAGCCGGGAAGTAGCATGCCTGCAAACTCTGAGGAACGCCCTATGA
- a CDS encoding DUF58 domain-containing protein, whose product MKPTRLLLIWLGVLLGLNTLLGAAAALQFKVPDTLYSVAWGLLLALFLLALLDALRLSRLPCARVRRQMPGSLALGRWGEVRLTLEHDYPQPLTVQVFDHAPDGLSMENMPQSIELRPGLSSELGYRLRPLRRGHFSFSRCEIHLPSPLGLWSARRLVEARDTTRVYPDFAHLYGAQLLGVDNWLSQLGIRQRQRRGLGLEFHQLREFHEGDSLRQIDWKATARQRTPIAREYQDERDQQIVFMLDCGRRMRSQDAELSHFDHALNACLLLSYVALRQGDAVGLCTFACDQPRYLAPVKGTGQLNLLLNAVYDLDTTRRTADYQAAASQLLARQKRRALVIVVTNLRDEDDEELLTAVKRIGRQHRVLVASLREDVLDQLRQSPVQTLPEALAYSGTIDYLNKRNDLHERLSAHGLSVLDTLPSGLGAALVTRYLGWKKAGVL is encoded by the coding sequence ATGAAGCCGACTCGTCTGCTGCTGATCTGGCTCGGCGTACTGCTGGGTTTGAACACCCTGCTGGGTGCCGCTGCGGCCTTACAATTCAAGGTGCCCGACACCCTGTATTCGGTGGCTTGGGGCCTGCTGCTTGCGCTGTTTCTACTGGCGCTGCTGGACGCCTTGCGCTTAAGCCGCCTGCCGTGTGCTCGCGTGCGGCGGCAGATGCCAGGTAGCCTGGCCCTGGGTCGTTGGGGCGAGGTGCGTCTGACGCTCGAACACGATTACCCACAGCCGCTGACGGTACAGGTATTCGACCATGCGCCTGACGGCCTGAGCATGGAGAATATGCCCCAATCCATCGAACTGCGCCCCGGTCTAAGCAGCGAACTGGGCTATCGCCTGCGCCCCTTACGACGCGGGCACTTCAGTTTCAGCCGTTGTGAGATTCACCTGCCCAGCCCCTTGGGGCTCTGGTCCGCGAGGCGTCTGGTTGAGGCCCGCGATACGACCCGTGTTTATCCGGACTTCGCCCATCTGTATGGCGCACAGTTATTGGGGGTCGACAATTGGTTGAGCCAACTGGGCATACGTCAACGCCAGCGGCGAGGGCTGGGGCTGGAGTTTCATCAGTTACGCGAGTTTCACGAAGGCGACAGCCTGCGGCAGATCGACTGGAAAGCCACCGCGCGCCAGCGCACGCCAATCGCCCGGGAATATCAGGACGAGCGCGACCAGCAAATTGTGTTCATGCTTGATTGTGGCCGGCGCATGCGCAGCCAGGACGCAGAACTCTCTCACTTCGATCACGCCCTCAATGCGTGTTTGCTGCTCAGCTATGTCGCCTTGCGCCAAGGCGACGCGGTGGGGCTATGCACTTTTGCCTGTGACCAGCCCCGCTACCTGGCGCCCGTCAAGGGCACCGGCCAACTGAACCTGTTGCTCAATGCCGTATACGACCTCGACACCACCCGCCGCACCGCCGACTACCAAGCCGCCGCCAGCCAGTTACTGGCCCGACAAAAACGCAGGGCGCTCGTCATTGTGGTCACCAATCTACGGGATGAAGACGATGAAGAACTGCTGACGGCGGTTAAACGCATCGGTCGGCAACACCGGGTACTGGTCGCCAGCCTGCGGGAAGACGTGCTCGACCAACTGCGCCAATCCCCCGTGCAAACTTTGCCCGAAGCGCTGGCCTACAGCGGCACCATCGACTACCTCAATAAAAGAAACGATCTGCATGAGCGCTTGAGCGCGCACGGCTTGTCGGTACTGGATACGCTGCCCTCAGGGCTTGGAGCGGCCTTGGTGACGCGTTATTTGGGCTGGAAAAAAGCGGGCGTATTGTGA
- a CDS encoding stage II sporulation protein M, with amino-acid sequence MKQSLFESRHQPQWQAFAEQLKQLEQGKTKASEVADFPHHYRRVCQHLALAQERGYSSYLIDPLQQLALRGHQQLYRHRSQLGANVLGFVLADFPRLVREQWRFVLIASLLFFGSLVGVGLLVYLFPDLIYSIVSPQQVAEMHSMYDPDAGRLGRAADRASSEDWMMFGYYVMHNIGIAFQTFAAGLLFGLGSVFFLIFNGLIIGAVSGHLTEIGYGQTFWSFVIGHGAFELSAIALAGASGLQMGWALIAPGQLTRGESLRLAARKSVQMLCGVMLFLLIAAFIEAYWSSSSAIAPWIKYLTGAGLWLLMAAYLTLAGRTHHAPE; translated from the coding sequence ATGAAGCAGAGCCTGTTCGAAAGCCGCCATCAGCCGCAGTGGCAAGCCTTTGCCGAACAACTCAAGCAGTTGGAGCAAGGCAAGACCAAAGCCAGCGAAGTGGCTGACTTTCCACACCATTATCGACGCGTGTGCCAGCACCTCGCGCTGGCCCAGGAGCGTGGCTACAGCAGCTACCTGATAGACCCATTGCAACAACTGGCTCTACGCGGCCACCAACAGCTGTACCGCCATCGGAGCCAATTGGGGGCGAACGTATTGGGCTTCGTCCTGGCTGACTTTCCTCGTCTGGTACGTGAACAGTGGCGCTTCGTTTTGATCGCCAGCCTGCTGTTCTTCGGCAGCCTGGTCGGGGTTGGGTTGCTGGTCTACCTGTTTCCAGACCTGATCTACAGCATCGTCAGTCCCCAGCAGGTAGCCGAGATGCACAGCATGTATGACCCGGATGCCGGCCGCCTGGGACGCGCCGCCGATCGTGCATCCAGTGAAGACTGGATGATGTTTGGCTACTACGTGATGCACAACATCGGTATTGCCTTCCAGACCTTTGCCGCCGGCCTGCTGTTCGGCCTGGGCAGTGTGTTCTTTTTGATTTTCAACGGCCTGATCATCGGCGCCGTATCCGGGCACCTCACAGAGATCGGCTATGGCCAGACCTTCTGGTCATTTGTCATCGGCCATGGTGCTTTCGAGCTCAGTGCCATTGCGCTGGCCGGCGCGTCAGGTCTGCAGATGGGATGGGCATTGATCGCCCCCGGGCAACTGACACGCGGCGAATCTCTGCGCCTGGCGGCACGCAAGAGCGTGCAGATGCTCTGCGGGGTCATGTTATTCCTGTTGATAGCGGCATTTATTGAAGCCTACTGGTCTTCTTCCAGCGCAATCGCCCCCTGGATCAAATACCTGACAGGCGCCGGGCTGTGGCTGCTGATGGCCGCTTACCTGACCCTTGCCGGACGGACTCACCATGCGCCTGAGTGA
- a CDS encoding tetratricopeptide repeat protein, with the protein MRILLIAALAVSVVGCTRWSMDHHLNNAYRAYGVGDCERVTLELSQVDRESRTRRYVQPEVSMLRGQCLERQKLFVDAVQTYQFIINQYPSSEYAYRARARLDTLQQLGHYSGASVAQPRPASL; encoded by the coding sequence ATGCGAATTTTGCTCATTGCTGCCTTGGCCGTCAGTGTCGTCGGCTGTACCCGCTGGTCGATGGACCATCATTTGAACAATGCTTACCGTGCCTATGGGGTGGGTGATTGCGAGCGCGTTACCCTGGAGTTGTCCCAGGTAGACCGCGAGAGCCGTACCCGTCGCTATGTGCAACCGGAAGTCTCGATGTTGCGCGGGCAATGCCTGGAACGGCAAAAATTGTTTGTCGATGCGGTGCAAACCTACCAGTTCATCATCAATCAGTACCCGTCCAGCGAGTACGCCTACCGTGCCCGTGCCCGGCTCGACACCCTGCAGCAACTGGGACATTACTCCGGCGCGAGCGTTGCGCAACCACGCCCGGCGTCACTTTGA
- a CDS encoding DUF4129 domain-containing protein has protein sequence MRLSDASVVIRPRTSWEAMDLGVLMAREHRLLLMTSWAMVTLPIFIVLTALLWNYPSTAMFLFWWLKPAFDRLPLYILSTALFGETPSLKQAVRHWPRLLKGQLLASLTWRRFSLSRSFVMPVRQLEGLDGQARQRRLGVLLQRNAGAARWLTTIGVHLEIGLWFGCMALFYLFIPQQLELDWDWQGLALATGSEGLWLEHLGNAFYALILVFWEPIYVACGFSLYLNRRTVLEAWDLELVFRRLRQRLSSIVPLLLMAGLMLLPFSRPAMAEAPESPRQVTTQAASQSIKTLLDTPPFKNQETVTRYRFGDDPPTAKHKARGDGKLPAWLQSLLDTFNSNTFKHAAFGLEILLWSLLAGCVALLVWHYRDWLRTFVSRRGSLKPNVAKPAPTHLFGLELGTDTLPDDVASAAEELWLTQPREALGLLYRGLLNRLLHDFNLPLKSADTEGQVLERVHQLQQPQLLAFSDELTHHWQNLAYGHRLPPTWVQQQLCRDWRALFSPGATQ, from the coding sequence ATGCGCCTGAGTGATGCCAGCGTGGTGATTCGACCCCGCACTTCCTGGGAAGCCATGGACCTGGGCGTATTGATGGCTCGGGAACATCGCCTGCTATTGATGACCAGTTGGGCAATGGTGACCCTGCCGATATTCATTGTGCTGACCGCCCTGCTGTGGAATTACCCTTCCACCGCCATGTTTTTGTTCTGGTGGCTAAAACCGGCCTTTGACCGGCTACCGTTGTACATCCTGTCAACAGCCTTGTTTGGCGAGACACCCAGCCTAAAGCAGGCAGTACGCCATTGGCCACGCCTGCTCAAAGGTCAACTGCTGGCCAGCCTGACCTGGAGACGATTCAGCCTGAGTCGCAGCTTTGTGATGCCGGTTAGACAACTCGAAGGCCTGGACGGCCAAGCCCGCCAAAGACGCTTAGGAGTGCTCCTGCAGCGCAACGCCGGTGCTGCACGCTGGCTGACCACCATCGGGGTGCATTTGGAAATAGGCCTTTGGTTCGGTTGCATGGCACTGTTCTATCTATTCATTCCGCAACAACTGGAACTGGATTGGGACTGGCAAGGGCTGGCACTGGCAACCGGTTCAGAGGGGTTGTGGCTGGAGCATTTGGGCAACGCCTTTTACGCGTTGATCCTGGTGTTCTGGGAACCCATCTATGTCGCATGCGGTTTCAGCCTGTACCTCAACCGCCGCACTGTATTGGAGGCCTGGGACCTGGAATTGGTGTTCCGCCGGCTGCGCCAACGCCTGAGCAGTATCGTACCGTTGCTGCTGATGGCCGGGTTGATGCTTCTACCGTTCAGCCGCCCTGCCATGGCCGAAGCCCCGGAATCTCCCAGGCAGGTCACGACCCAGGCCGCCAGCCAATCGATCAAGACGCTGCTGGACACTCCCCCGTTCAAAAATCAGGAAACCGTCACCCGTTACCGTTTTGGCGATGACCCTCCCACTGCGAAACACAAGGCGCGCGGTGACGGCAAGCTTCCGGCCTGGCTTCAGTCGCTGCTGGACACCTTCAACAGCAATACTTTCAAACACGCAGCCTTTGGCCTGGAAATACTGTTATGGAGCCTGCTCGCGGGCTGCGTGGCGCTATTGGTCTGGCACTATCGCGACTGGCTGCGCACCTTTGTCAGCCGACGCGGGTCACTCAAACCCAACGTTGCCAAACCGGCACCCACACACTTATTCGGCCTGGAGCTGGGCACCGACACCTTGCCTGACGACGTCGCCAGCGCTGCCGAAGAGCTTTGGCTTACCCAACCAAGGGAAGCGCTTGGCCTGTTGTATCGCGGCCTGCTCAACCGACTGCTACACGACTTCAACCTGCCTCTGAAAAGCGCGGACACCGAAGGCCAGGTCCTGGAACGCGTTCATCAACTGCAACAACCGCAGCTACTGGCCTTCAGCGATGAACTGACTCACCACTGGCAAAACCTCGCCTATGGCCACCGTCTTCCCCCCACCTGGGTACAACAGCAACTGTGTCGCGATTGGCGTGCCCTCTTCAGCCCGGGAGCCACCCAATGA
- a CDS encoding iron-sulfur-binding ferredoxin reductase — MPELRVGERHWSVATGSNLLDALNTAGVAVPYSCRAGSCHACLVRCRGEVEDKQPDALTPAQRQDGWRLACQCQVIADVQVDAFDPLRDGLPAKVVGVDWLNVNVLRLRLQPERGLRYRAGQHLVVWAGQVARPYSLASLPQEDAFLEFHLDCRQPGQFSDIARQLQVGDVLQLGELRGGALHYDPDWQSRPLWLLASGTGLGPLWGVLREALRQDHQGAIRVIHLAHDGEAHYLAEPLAQLAAQHPNLTVELWTSAELDPVLAQLRLVSRQTLALLCGHPVSVEAFSKRLFLAGLPRNQLLADVFLPRG, encoded by the coding sequence ATGCCTGAACTGCGTGTCGGCGAACGCCACTGGTCGGTCGCCACCGGCAGCAACCTGCTGGATGCCTTGAATACGGCGGGTGTGGCTGTGCCTTACAGTTGCCGGGCGGGCAGTTGCCATGCGTGTCTGGTGCGGTGCCGGGGTGAGGTCGAGGACAAGCAACCCGATGCCCTTACCCCGGCGCAACGCCAGGATGGCTGGCGGTTGGCCTGCCAGTGCCAGGTCATCGCAGATGTGCAGGTCGACGCGTTTGACCCGCTGCGTGACGGTTTGCCGGCCAAGGTGGTGGGTGTTGATTGGTTGAATGTGAATGTGCTGCGCCTGCGCCTGCAACCGGAGCGTGGCCTTCGCTACCGGGCCGGCCAGCATCTGGTGGTGTGGGCGGGGCAGGTGGCGCGTCCGTATTCGTTGGCGAGCTTGCCCCAGGAAGATGCATTTCTGGAGTTTCATCTCGATTGCCGTCAGCCCGGCCAGTTCAGCGATATCGCCCGGCAGTTGCAGGTAGGCGACGTGTTGCAGTTGGGCGAGTTAAGGGGAGGGGCATTGCACTACGATCCCGACTGGCAATCGCGGCCGCTATGGCTGTTGGCGTCCGGCACGGGCCTGGGCCCTTTGTGGGGTGTGTTGCGTGAGGCGTTGCGCCAGGATCATCAGGGCGCTATTCGCGTGATTCACCTGGCCCATGATGGCGAGGCGCATTACTTGGCTGAGCCCCTCGCGCAGCTGGCTGCGCAGCATCCGAACCTGACGGTTGAGCTGTGGACCTCGGCTGAGCTGGACCCGGTATTGGCGCAACTGCGGCTTGTTTCGCGGCAAACTCTGGCCTTACTCTGCGGGCACCCCGTCAGCGTAGAGGCGTTTTCCAAGCGCCTGTTCCTGGCCGGGCTGCCGCGCAATCAACTGCTGGCCGATGTGTTCCTGCCTCGTGGTTGA
- a CDS encoding RDD family protein — protein MPSVPLDTHYQIETPEGIDLPLRPAGLMPRALAFAFDLGLRGLVMGILLVPLALLGNIGFGLGSLLLFLISWWYMVLFEVLNQGCSPGKQVMGLRVVQDDGTPIGWSASLIRNLLRFVDMLPFGYFLGAISCLQHPHFKRLGDLAAGTLVIYREQPLARPKVPQAVALRLPFTLELSEQRAILGFAERQSELSAERVQELASILATPLQVSPARAVEQLNGVARGLLGPT, from the coding sequence ATGCCATCAGTTCCATTGGATACCCATTACCAGATCGAGACCCCGGAGGGCATAGACTTGCCCTTGCGCCCGGCCGGGCTGATGCCACGTGCACTGGCCTTTGCTTTCGATTTGGGTTTGCGCGGCCTGGTCATGGGCATCCTGCTCGTACCGCTGGCGCTGCTCGGCAATATCGGTTTCGGCCTGGGTTCGCTGCTGCTGTTCCTGATCAGTTGGTGGTACATGGTGCTCTTTGAGGTGCTCAACCAGGGTTGCTCTCCGGGCAAGCAGGTCATGGGCTTGCGGGTAGTACAGGATGACGGCACACCCATTGGCTGGTCCGCCTCACTCATTCGCAACCTGCTGCGTTTTGTCGACATGCTGCCTTTCGGCTACTTCCTCGGCGCCATCAGTTGCCTGCAACACCCCCATTTCAAACGGCTTGGCGACCTTGCCGCCGGCACGCTGGTGATCTACCGCGAACAACCACTGGCTCGCCCCAAGGTGCCTCAGGCCGTCGCCCTGCGCCTGCCCTTTACACTGGAGCTCAGCGAGCAACGTGCCATCCTTGGTTTCGCCGAACGCCAAAGTGAACTCTCCGCCGAACGGGTACAGGAACTCGCTTCCATCCTTGCAACGCCGCTGCAGGTCTCGCCAGCTCGCGCCGTGGAGCAACTCAATGGCGTGGCTCGCGGCTTGCTGGGGCCGACATGA